Within the Arachis duranensis cultivar V14167 chromosome 10, aradu.V14167.gnm2.J7QH, whole genome shotgun sequence genome, the region aattattttgattggattgagtttaattatatataattaaaatatgttagatGTTTAAATCATTAGGTAtgtggatgattatttttattcttaagtggatggttatttttattaaaggtGAGTGGCGTGTGACGAGCTAAGTAGCAACAGTGAAATgggatgattattgatgaagaTGAGGTGGCTGCCgattaaaaaaaaggagaatattaaaagatttcatatggttattttttttaaaataattaatttgattttttaaaaatttaaaatttaaaatttgatgtaaaataattgaataaaaatttttaaatttattatttcgtaaataatttttatttttaatttatattgagCCAAATAAACAAtctattatacatattatataaatatctcATTAGCTCTCTAACAAGACTCGTGTTGTAATTATCTTTACACCCATATAGATCAAGTACCAAGCTAGAATCacgaatttatttaaataatgtaCAAATGATTCACTCTCATCACTTGCCTACATGCTACGTCATCGTTACACAAGAATATTCACATTTCAGAATATtgtatttatttctaatttcaaattaatattatttcattTTACATAACTTTAGACACTAcgataactaatttattaaagtaaaaaattaaaatgcttAATTATCTTGGtcagttaattattttttttattgttcaatTATCAAATAAATCACACCAACATTTAAGATTTACTTGTTTCAAGATTATCAAGTGTCTCATTTGTGTATAAGGAACAAAATTGAGTGGGCGAANNNNNNNNNNNNNNNNNNNNNNNNNNNNNNNNNNNNNNNNNNNNTAAGGGGTGGTCCGTGTTTTATAGTCGAGCTTTTATGCTTGTTATAAAGGAAGGGAAGTAATATCAATAAATAATGGGCCTAGGCCCAAAAGGCCTTGAACCaagatattaaaatattttgagaaGCTTGATAACAAGAGAAAATGGATAACATCACAGCAAGCGAAGTTGCAGGTTTGGGAGTTGGCACGCTTCTCCTTTGTGCCACCATTGCTGCCCCCAAAATCGatgctttcttctcttcttctcagcGCAGGTTAACTTACTCTTCTCTTCTCTAACTGTATTTTAATTTGGTCTTTCAACTTCATTTCTATTTATTCTGTGTTAGTAGTTGTATGAGTGTAAGAGGAAGACAGAACAGAAATAGAGTAAATAGTATAGGAAGTGGCAGTAGAGAAATAGCAGATAGAGATAGGTGAAGAATGCTCAAATCACAGATGAGGGAATATCAATGAGATAGTTCCCAAATGGGTGGAAAAATGTATTGAGTAAAGAATGTATGTGTGTAAACAATTACAAGAAATGATCAATTGGCTTTAGAAAGGCCAATCTCTCCACAAATTCCCACtcaatttttttcctatttccaagtatactttatttttctttttatatttctcATTCTCTTCTAACTAACCCCTAAAATCACAGTTAGGCGGTGTTTGGTTGCTGTGTCAATTTAACAGAGAGAGACATAGACATAAATACACAAGAGTACATAGAGTACATTGACATTTTACATTTTGTTTGATAAGTTAGACAGAACAGACCAcacaatttataattataataaaatgtcAATTTATAATGATGCTTCCCTTGAACATCTCTGCTACTGGGTGTGTGACAATAAGCTAATCTTGCATGTGTACTAGTTGAGTGAGTTTGATGATTCATTAGTTAGTTAATAGTTATTATACTCTTATATATGATCATGTAGTGATAGACTTGTATCATAACAGTTTTCCTCAATGGTGAAATTGAATTTATCGTTTTCCCCTCAATGTTCTTAACCCTTTTTTGGGGCTCTTAGCACACCTTCCAAGAATTCAAACTTGTTGCATGATACATATCTTACCATTTCTTAGTATTTGAAGTAGCCTGGCCTTTTTTATAGGATTATGCGAACGAGTGTCGTAAGAGTATTCATTAGCTAAACTCTATCATCAAAACTTGAAAGAAGCCATAAAATGCTCAAAACCTACTTATTCACTTTCTCCTTTTGGGAAGTATTATTCAATGTATCATACCAATCATCAGGAAATTGATTAACCAAGCTATGTAATAGGCAGACACTATGCTTTTTCATTTCTGTGCCTATTTGGAGGCTTCCATGATCACATTTGCGTTTGTTAAGAGCTGCATTTGTAGTTCAACTTTCTTGTTTCAAATGCTTGCTAGAAAATTTTCCTATGAAATTATGAATGAGACAAATTTATGCATAACAAACAAAATTTCACGGCCAGCAAGAGTTACATGCATGAGTGTCCCAAGTCAACAACGAACAGGAACAATACTAGTCAATTATGATAATTATGAACATGTTTCCCATGATTTTGCTAAAGATTTCAGGTATATAAGttctatctttaaaattttcactTGGGCAGTATATTCATAAGTTGTATTTTATGTTGACTGTAATACTTTAAATTAaggtcaatttttttattatttgaaaacacTTCTTAAGTTGGGCACTATGGTGGAGGATGTGGCGCATCCACAAAGTCTTGCACCCTAGATTCCCTGGCCCTCCGAACGCAGCAACACTACCACCGCCTCCATAACCTTTGGAGCTACCAAGTCTTGTCACAACAATGGTACAAACCGATGGTGAAGGAGAGTCCCACAAAAATGGGCCAATTCCCTCTCCATCCCATTACCAATGGTTGCTAGAAGTCTTGAAAGGAAACCTTGGTATTACCTCTGCCAAATGTGATTAGCCCAATCCAATATGAGACTTGATACACCCCTCATGCTCAGAAGTAGATAAGGACTTGGAGCGTTAaccatattaaaaattaaatagtgCTAAATCATCCCAGAATCTAGTATTTTTGGGTCCATTGTAGGTCTGCTTTATAACATCTTCACATAGTGTTATTGGATCATGAAAAGATTCACTTTGAGTCAGTCTTGAAGTTTTTCACACTCCCAAGAATGTTTGAAGTCATTGTTGCTGCTTTCTAATTGTGGGAGTCTTTATCTGGCATCAATTTTCCATTGCCTTTTGGCCGGTTCTATAATCTGATTCAGTGTCATGGTGTTGAATCTTTCAGACCCTTGGATTTTTCTCGTGCACTAATGTTTCAAGTGAATTCTGGTGACAGATTTTTAATGCTACTCACACTTTGGCAcctgcagcacaagaattaattatattaagataaatataacaaCATAGATTATGTGAAACTATAATGCAAATGACATTGTAAACAAACACTTACTGAGgcttttatttgttaaaatttttcaattgttCTTTCAAGTTTTAACATATATCCCCTTGATTGCAGTGCACTGGGGATGTGCAGGCGATGTGGCAATCTGAGGAGATTAGCTTGTTCTAGATGTAAAGGAACTGGCTCAGTCAAAGAAGGTGGAATACTAAGACTCGGTAGTAACCTCATAGATGACTTGTATGAAAATCTTGGTTATCAATCAAAGGTCAAGCAGATATCTTGTGTAAAATGTCAAGCCAGAGGTTACTTTTCATGTCCTGAATGTTCTAAACAATAATCAATgtgattttatttatattgtgGCAAGAAAACCTCACAGATGGTGATATGTAACAGCAGTTTTATCCTTTATACCTTGTTGCAAGAACAGATGCATGATCAAGATGCTGCTTGTTAATCAGGATTAGCGGTATGTGTTGGTTTGTAATATTTTGATTCCATTATTGTCCTTGACTGATAAGGTAAGCATTGCAATAGTCTATCCTTTTCACTTTCTTGCTTTTTAGGGAACACACCATTATATTGATTAATTTGTTCTGTCATTGGGCCACATGTCAAATTGGAAATGATATTCTTACAAGAATAAAGCTAGAGTCAAGTGACAGGGGCGGACCTAGGTGAAATATTAGAGGGAGaccaaaaatatttacacaataaaataagactaaatAAGGGGGGCtaaactgaaatttacatataatttacatgtaaaaaattaaaattagggggATCATTGCCCCCTTTTTATGTATGTAGCTTCGCCCTTGTCAAGTGATCAGTTTACTGTTCGCTTAAACAAGTGTCGGAGATTTGAATTTTGCTTTGTGTATATAGCAATTCATTGGCCAGTAGTAGCAGATCTTTAAATAGAGTTTTGATTTGCAGCAGATTAGTCTTTAAACTTATCGGATTGGAGAAtactattcaaaaaaaaagaaaagaaaagctagATGGATGCTACTTTAAAACAAAGTTAATAGATGTGAAGATTCCATTGAGGTGACCCCTATCATTTAGAATaaatttggtttatgatgatAGATGCTCTTTCCTAATCAACATAATTGATTCCACCGAGTGAATGACTATTTGTTTTTAAAGGACAAAAGGCTGGAAAAAGAAGTGTTATGGCCAACAAAGTCAACATCGACATCATATAAACGTGGAATTATCTTCTCaaaaataattcattaaaatGTTTAGGCCAAAATAGCCAATAAGTGCccctttattatttttgtaactgAATTATAAAATCTCAGTTAGGACAAGTGCACCGATCACAACTCacaagtaataaaaaatagtaaaagaattatattttctTCGAAGATTATCCATCAGTTAgcaaattcaatttaaaaaaattcactatTTGATCATTCAAATAAtagaatgaataaataaataaaatctaaaatctaaaaaacaaataaaaagatgagAATGTAATGAATGAGATAAATGTTAAGATTAATCTCATCCAATGTTTCATGTTTGTAATATCTAATATTCTCTAATTTTCTTGATTTACTGATACTCTCTTAATTAGATTAACTTAATTTGGTTAATGACTTAATTCCAATTTAAAATCTAGCTAATGATAAAGATCTAAGACCACACAAGCAAATACTTCCTCATTTGGCTATGCTTTAATTTATACCAGCAATTTGGTCCTTAAAATTCACGCGATCACTCATTTTGGTctctaaaattcaaaattatctaTACTGGTCTTCCAGATTTAAGTTCAGGCACCAATGTGATCCCTCGACCATTTTTGGCGATGATTAGGCAAATGGAGTGCTGAGATGACCATTATAACTCagataaataataagataattagGGTTTGAGGGACTAAATTGAATACAAATATAACTCTCGTCACATCAACTAGCCGTTATAGCGTTTAACGTGACAGGAAGGGTGTCATCTGAGCACTCCATTTGCCTAATCATCGAAAAAGTTGAAGAACCATATTGGTGCCCAAACTTAAATATAAATGACtaatatagataaatttaaatttgagacCAAAACGGAGATTTAGTCCAACAATTTGTTTAGCGTATTGCCGTATTCATATCTTCCAACTCACATTCATCGTATACTTAGTATTTATAGGGCCGTGAGAGACAGTTGAAAGACAGCCCAAGTTATGGTGATTGGGCCTAGCCCATAATATCGTGCACAAGGTCTGTCTACCATGAGCTTTCCGCATCCTCAGTGGAAGGTATCTGTATCTGAATGGCGAGCAGTGCGATGCAGCGGTGCGGCATAGCAGCCACTGCAAGGTGGTTGACGGCGTCCTCGACGGCGTGTGGAGGAGGAGGTTTACCTACGGTGTGCGGGCGAGGTGACAAGAAGACGAAGAAGGGGAAGAGATTCAAGGGATCGTACGGTAACGCTAGGCcgaagaaggagaagatgatAGAACGGATCAAGGACAAAGTGGAAGTCCCCAGGTCCACTCCTTGGCCTCTCCCTTTCAAGCTCATTTGACTGCTGCATCTACTTTCTAGGGTTTTGAATTATGTTCTTCCTGCTTTGGGGCAGCAATAAGTAAATTACTAGATTAGCCTCGTATCCCTGTGAGGGAGGTTCGGGTATGAGAAGCACATTTCATTACTTGCCTTTGCTGTTCTGCATATACATATTGAGTTTTTCATTCACAGTTGATTTTCAATGTTTATTAGTCAGTCATCAATTGTTAGGCTCATTTCAAACAGTATTTTCCTCTATGTGTTCATGATATTGAGATTTTTCTATTCTGAAAACCTTTAAGGGAAATGTCCCATGTATCTGCGGAAATGattataattaaaacaaaaaggatAAATGAATTAGACAAACTAGACAGAAAAATCAGCTCTCTCTTTCAGGTTGCGGATGTTATTTTCCTCTGGGTATTGTAGCTCCTCTGAGCTGAACTTTACAACAATAGCTATGGACTCGAAAGTTGTTTGGAATCTTAATATTTTCGGTATGCCAAGATGAGGTCCTACATGCCCCAGTGGCCAGTATGCCAATGGCATATGTTATGTGGGATTTTGTGGTGATTCCTTTGCAAAATCACAAAAGAAGTTTTGTAATTAATCATtgttgaaaacaaaaatgaatgTCACTTTGGTATTTGATTAGCGATTTTGCTATCAACATGTTATTTCCGTTCACAAATCTTTGGAATTGAATTACAGGTTTCTTAATTCTTATAGGAGGTAGTTTCTTAATTTCAATTATGGATGATAATATACATCAAGAAGCATTTGCTCATAATAATGTTTTCTGCCAATCAAGTAGCATTTGCTTAGATTGTGACTATCTTCCAATTTTTCTCTTCCAATATACTCTGTTCAGACTGTTTTCTGCCTCAGTCATTATATGCTGAATGTTTTCATTGTTCTGTTtgtatgaacaaaaaattttgCAATTGGTGATTATATGATTATGTTTTgattgttatttaaaaaaaatctgttTCATTGTTCTGTTATTGCCCTGCTCTCAATCTCCGCCACTCGCTGCCTCTGCCGTGTTGGATTTTTTTGTTTCAGGCTCTATTTTGTGTTTGTTGTGCAAcactattattttttgttttattttttgactCAGCTATATAAGGCAATGTTCTCTGTCTTTGACTTGTGCACTGAGATTCAATCCAGTCATTTTGAATGGAAGTATAACTATGTTAATTATCTACAAATCTGTAGCAAGTTTTTGCAGATTTTGATGATGGATGACATTTTCATGTTGATATTTCATATTTGGATATTTCCTATTGTTATTTAACTTTTGCGAttgtattttgataatattataaGATTTTGGTCGATGGCATTTCATGTAGCGCTTTAAATTTGGaatatgttttaaatttatttattattttattataaaacagttTTTTCGGTTGAATCGTTTGGACCAGTAACTAAAGCAGTTTGATGACCGGTTCGATTTTTAGAACTTTGGTTGGGACATTAAATCCTTGTTATTTAATCTTTAAACATTAGGAATGCTAGAAgatcattaaaaaaaagaaaataaaaattttggaaatcTAAATTTTGATATTCATGAATTTTTGAATGTGTAATTGGTATAAGTTtcatagttgaaaaaaaaaataagagtttTGGATTTTGACATATTGGATATTTTAACttcaactttttaaaaaataaaaaatatggtaAAAGTACACTATTGTTAGAGAGGAAttggaattgaaattgaaattgaatattgATTGATTTGTAAATTTgatagatttttataaaattttgaaattgataaaagaataaaatatgaaattaattcaaaataataattacaagAAACACTAGTAATAAGTATAATGAAAAAGAGTGAAAGTTGGACTATGATTTTAAGAGAAATAGTAAAGTTGTTTAGCATGATTAAAGAGACTTATATTTAGATGATTGTTAATGGtaaaaaacaaggaaagaatCCTTGATGCTAATATGCAAGACTTTAGTGTCACTGGAATCCAAAATAATTTAGAACCAACCAGTTGTCTCAACTCTCAAATTCGGTCTGGGTTGTCAGTTGGTTAAATTGAAGACTATGCTATGAACCTAATAAGGAGGTGACTTTTGTGAATGTTTACTGTTCCTTTACCCCCTAGATCTATAGGGAATGAGTCATTAGCTATTCCGTATAATAGTGCCATAATTGCAAAAGAAGAAACAGTATATGTCCAATGTGTCTGGGATAAGAATCCCTCCTCAGAATTAACCTAAAATTGGTTGTTCTTAATCTTAAGAGGTTTATATCACACACACAAACACGCATACGCCTATAAATAAGAATGCACAGTTTGGAAGATGAATCACGTTTCTTTGGGCGGAAATGCACAATTAATTTGTCAGTTTAATGCATATAGATTTATAGAGTAAGTCATGCATTTCAAAATTTGGAAATGTTTAGGCACATAGAGAATATGGACTAAATTCCAAAAATGATTTTTGAGATTGACGCTGTATacaaaaattatctttaaaattttaattgtattaattacATTCTTGAGATAAATAAAATcgtattatattaatttttgatttatttttcgtTAACTACATACTGACGTGGGTAGATAGATAATGTGGATCTTTGGTGATACGTGTCACCTCATGGTTTAGCCATGTATAATGGTATAATGACGTGTTGGTCAGCGATACATGACATGCTGACGTGGATGGTTATGCTATATTTCACAATACTATTTTGCTACATGTCATAATATTATTTGTCCACATGTCATCCACTATGTCATCATTACGTATACAATAAATTAGTCCCTTACTTTGTATCaaatgactcattttagtccctaaATTGAATATTGTACAACATTAATTTTTCATCAGTTTTTTTCACAATTTAtacaatttttataataaattttttaattaataattttaatttgtattattaGAGTACATGTTagctaaattcaaaattttattattacctCTTGTGTTTATTTGTAACTGTTTTAATACTGTTCAAGCCATGGTTACAATAAGTGCCTAAGTTAATAATGTAAGATATGAAAAGACAGCTTAGCTAAGttatagataaaataaattattataatcgaTAGTATAAATCTATCTTATTAATTTAGTAAGAAGTCAATTATATGGGGGAATCAGACATTCTTAAAACAGATgggaataataaatttatattagttAACAAGTATCTTATCaagtattcttaaaatatttcttaaggtgttaaatattaaaaaatttgtattaagaAATATTATTGTATTCTTAACTTCACTCTTTACTAAATCATTATCAATATCTCACATAATTctcttaataaaatattataaaaaattgtataattaaaactaaaattttaaaaatattttataaaaacacttgtatttaaataacttgtaaaaagataaaattaaaattagtatattcaaagacattaaaaattttaaatttataaaaaaaaggagaaaaaactgATGAAGAGACTAATTTGGTTCACAACATTCAATTTCAATGACTAAAATGAGTCATGGACCAATTGGTACATATGTAACGATGACAATGTGAATGACACGTAGACAAATAATATTAACCATCCACATCATCATGCTATGTGTCGTTGACCGATACTAAGGTTGTCAAACTCGCGAGTCTAAGTAAACTCGTGGAGTTGACCTAAACTCGACTCGTAGACTCGTACAAGTTTACctgttataaattttttaaatataaatatacgatatatatttactcaaatttagacattcaaaattaataaattcaacttcaaaacatataataaattaaaatagtatcaTAATTATAACAGGTACTTTAGAACACATATTTAAATCCTTCATAAATATGCATTTAGTTTAACATAGAATCCACACACAATCAAAGCTTCAAATAACacaatcaaaaaaaaaataacaaaataacaagTAAACGGCGTAATAAACTAAAAATCGACCTTCAATATCTTCATCTTCCATGACATCAATATCTTCATCTTCACCATCTTGTCCTTAAACCAATATTTTCAAACATTTTTATCCTTAAATCAacaataaataatcaaattagtaAGTTTGTccttaaataaaaattcttcCTCTAAATCAAATAATCAACTATGAACATTGAACCATATGATATACTAACATAGACACACAGTGTGTTATTGTAATTTACTAAATTTGTAACTGCAATAGCTTTCAATGATCAAAATTTAGATattcaaaaaaatgaattaacaaTGATCATAATTTAAACATTCATAATTTATACCATCCCAGAGATCAGaacaactaaaaaattaaattagtaataaGTAACAACTAGAAACCTTTTTAGAAAAACATACCTGAATGAAGGCAGTAAAGTGACACGGTCATGCAGGAAGAGAAGCCGCAAAGGTTGTGTAGCAGTGCAGGTAGAGAAATGGTGACCGATGACAGTAAAACAGAGCAGATAAACAAAGGCGGTAGAAGCTTGACGAACGTATGCAACTATGCGTGACGGTAGAGGCTCGACGGCAGCGCGACGGACACAACAAAGGCTTGATGTGTAAAAGAGAACAGAGAGTGAGATAAGGAGAAGACGAGAAGTAGAGCAGAGAGTGAGACGCGGGGTTGTGCACAAAGCTGAGCAGACAAAGGAGCAACAGCGCCAATCGATGGAGAACGGCGATGAATGACAAACGAGTGAAGTCAGAAcaatgaatgagtgagagagagagagagagaacatcGGAGAGTGAGAGAAGAGGGAGTCACCGAGCCAATTAGGAATTTAGGATAAGTGGGTAgcattttttcggtttttttgtCAAAATGCCAAAAATGACATTGTTTTTGGGCAAAATGGGCACCCAACGCAAACTCATTAACTCgctttcaaactcgcgagtttgaCTAAATTTATGCGAGTCTATCCGAGTTTACTCCAAAACGAGTTTGTGTAACTCAATTTCACTACCTAAACTCGTAAATTCGTACGAGTTTATGAGTTAACTCGTGAGTTTGACAACAATGACCGATATATC harbors:
- the LOC107471385 gene encoding uncharacterized protein LOC107471385; protein product: MDNITASEVAGLGVGTLLLCATIAAPKIDAFFSSSQRSALGMCRRCGNLRRLACSRCKGTGSVKEGGILRLGSNLIDDLYENLGYQSKVKQISCVKCQARGYFSCPECSKQ
- the LOC107471387 gene encoding 30S ribosomal protein S31, mitochondrial, translating into MASSAMQRCGIAATARWLTASSTACGGGGLPTVCGRGDKKTKKGKRFKGSYGNARPKKEKMIERIKDKVEVPRSTPWPLPFKLI